A single window of Jaculus jaculus isolate mJacJac1 chromosome 14, mJacJac1.mat.Y.cur, whole genome shotgun sequence DNA harbors:
- the LOC123454608 gene encoding vomeronasal type-1 receptor 4-like, translating into MSASTLARSIIFASQTGVGILGNILLLSCHVFMSHTGQRLKDIDLILNNLTLANCLVLLSKGIPQTMLSLGMTIFLGDWGCKLVFYLHRVARGVSLGTTCILSCFQAIKISPGSAQWMKVKATHVRYTRFSITFCWTFHMLVNIIVINNIKGPRESNNHTNIKNFGYCSGAIFDRTVSTLYISLLSSIDVMSLGCMVCASGFMMFILYKHKQTVLYIHKKTGPPKLSAETKATQSIIILVSTFFCFYLLSLFFTVYIDQFDKPSLWLVDTSALMAASFPCLCPFVLISRDPLVSRRCFTCCVMINSFWKEFRAT; encoded by the coding sequence ATGTCAGCCAGCACCCTGGCAAGAAGCATCATCTTTGCTTCACAGACGGGAGTGGGAATTCTGGGTAACATTTTGCTCCTTTCTTGTCACGTCTTCATGTCACACACAGGACAAAGGTTAAAAGACATTGATTTGATTCTCAACAACCTAACTTTAGCCAACTGTTTGGTTCTCCTTTCTAAAGGAATTCCTCAAACAATGTTATCTTTGGGAATGACAATTTTTCTAGGTGATTGGGGGTGCAAACTAGTTTTCTATCTGCACAGAGTGGCCAGAGGAGTGTCTCTTGGGACTACCTGTATCCTGAGCTGCTTCCAGGCCATCAAGATCAGCCCGGGCAGTGCTCAGTGGATGAAGGTCAAGGCCACACATGTCAGGTACACAAGATTTTCCATTACTTTCTGCTGGACCTTTCATATGTTGGTAAACATTAttgttattaataatattaaaggCCCAAGAGAAAGTAACAATCACACAAACATAAAGAACTTTGGGTACTGTTCTGGTGCAATTTTTGACAGAACTGTATCTACATTGTATATATCACTTTTGTCATCCATTGATGTGATGTCTTTGGGGTGTATGGTTTGTGCTAGTGGCTTCATGATGTTTATATTGTACAAACATAAGCAGACTGTCCTATACATTCACAAGAAAACAGGTCCACCAAAATTGTCTGCTGAGACTAAAGCCACCCAGAGCATCATCATACTTGTGagcacatttttctgtttttatttactatCTTTATTCTTTACTGTTTACATAGATCAATTTGATAAACCCAGTCTCTGGCTGGTGGACACCAGCGCTCTTATGGCTGCAAGCTTCCCTTGTCTTTGCCCCTTTGTGCTCATCAGCAGAGACCCCCTTGTCTCCAGGAGGTGCTTTACCTGCTGTGTGATGATTAACTCTTTCTGGAAGGAATTCAGAGCAACATGA